GGCCAAGGCGACCCAGGGCGTCAAGGACGTGCTGAACTCCATTTCGGCGAAGCTGACCACCGCCGACCTCGGCAACCTGGTCGGCGCCGTCCAGAACGACAAGAAGGACCCGGAGGTGGTCGCCAAGCAGTGGCTGGCCGACCACCCGCTGGGCACGCCGGCCAATGCCGCTTCGGGGGTCACCTTGACGGTCGGATCGGCCAACTTCCCGGAGAACGTCGTGCTCGCCTGGATCTACGCCGATGCTTTGAAGGCGGCTGGAGCCAACATCACCACGAAGCTGAACATCGGTAGCCGCGAGAAGTACTTCCCGGCGTTGAAGTCCGGCTCGATCGACGTCTTCCCGGAGTACAACGGCGCACTGCTGAGCTACCTGGACAAAGACTCCACGGCCACCAGCACCGAAGAGGTGGACGTAGCGTTGGCGAAGGCGCTGCCCAGCAACCTGGAAGCCCTCAAGTCCTCCCCGGCGCAGGATTCCGACGCGATCGTCGTCACGAAGGCCACCGCTGAGAAGTACAACCTCACCTCGATCGCCGACCTGGCCAAGTCAGCGTCCTGACCTGCCGCGGCTCATCGGCGCGGACGGGCGGTCTACTTCT
The window above is part of the Branchiibius hedensis genome. Proteins encoded here:
- a CDS encoding glycine betaine ABC transporter substrate-binding protein, with protein sequence MIKRSLAAATIAGLALSLAACGKDSAAGNSASPGGSGGATIASQMIFGGPAEFQTRADGLPGLTKHYGVTFSKFITTDTGGPVTVTALKNGRIDAANLFTTDPSIKANDFVILTDPKSNFAAQNVTPIVNKAKATQGVKDVLNSISAKLTTADLGNLVGAVQNDKKDPEVVAKQWLADHPLGTPANAASGVTLTVGSANFPENVVLAWIYADALKAAGANITTKLNIGSREKYFPALKSGSIDVFPEYNGALLSYLDKDSTATSTEEVDVALAKALPSNLEALKSSPAQDSDAIVVTKATAEKYNLTSIADLAKSAS